A stretch of the Glutamicibacter sp. JL.03c genome encodes the following:
- a CDS encoding O-acetylhomoserine aminocarboxypropyltransferase/cysteine synthase family protein, protein MADHQFGFRTRALHAGGTPDAEHGARAVPIYQSTSFVFKDADDAANLFALQKYGNIYSRIGNPTVAAFEERMASLEGGIGAVATGSGMAAEFVTFAALAQAGDHIVASSKLYGGTITQLDVSLRRFGINTTFIDSNDPADFEAAIQENTKAVYTEVVANPSGDIADLIGLAEVAHRHLIPLVVDSTLTPPYILRPIEHGADIVIHSATKFIGGHGTTLGGVVVESGKFNWGNGKFPAMTEPVASYGNVSWWANFGEYGFLTKLRSEQLRDFGPALPAQSAFQLLQGLETLPQRMDNHLANAKQVAAWLAADPRVTYVNYAGLESHPQHAHAQELLPMGVGSVFSFGVKGGRDAGSKFIEALQLASHLANIGDARTLVLHPASTTHQQLSAGQLVAAGVPEDLIRLSVGLEDVEDIIWDLDQALTASQEAAAASAEEFAAPTYDGAACAIPAASKGAN, encoded by the coding sequence ATGGCAGATCATCAGTTTGGATTCCGCACCCGCGCATTGCACGCCGGTGGCACCCCCGATGCCGAGCACGGCGCCCGCGCAGTGCCCATCTATCAGAGCACCTCATTCGTCTTCAAAGATGCCGATGATGCAGCCAACCTTTTCGCATTGCAGAAATACGGCAACATCTACTCGCGCATCGGCAACCCGACCGTCGCCGCTTTCGAAGAGCGCATGGCTTCCCTGGAAGGCGGCATCGGCGCAGTAGCCACCGGTTCCGGCATGGCCGCCGAGTTCGTCACCTTCGCCGCCCTTGCCCAGGCCGGGGACCACATCGTGGCCTCCTCCAAGCTCTATGGCGGAACCATCACCCAGCTGGACGTTTCGCTGCGCCGCTTCGGCATCAACACGACCTTCATCGACTCCAATGATCCAGCCGACTTCGAGGCCGCCATCCAGGAGAACACCAAGGCCGTCTACACCGAAGTGGTAGCCAATCCTTCGGGCGATATCGCCGACCTCATAGGCCTGGCCGAGGTGGCGCACCGCCACCTGATCCCGCTGGTTGTCGACTCCACGCTCACTCCCCCATACATCTTGCGCCCGATTGAGCACGGTGCCGATATCGTGATCCACTCGGCAACCAAGTTCATCGGCGGCCACGGCACGACCCTGGGCGGCGTGGTGGTGGAGTCCGGCAAGTTCAATTGGGGCAATGGCAAGTTCCCTGCCATGACAGAACCGGTGGCCAGCTACGGCAATGTCTCCTGGTGGGCCAACTTCGGCGAGTACGGCTTCCTGACCAAGCTGCGCAGCGAACAGCTGCGCGACTTCGGCCCGGCGCTCCCCGCCCAGTCGGCGTTCCAGCTGCTCCAGGGTCTGGAAACCCTGCCGCAGCGCATGGACAACCATCTGGCCAATGCCAAGCAGGTTGCCGCATGGCTCGCAGCAGACCCGCGCGTCACCTATGTGAACTACGCGGGCCTGGAATCGCACCCGCAGCATGCCCACGCCCAGGAACTGCTGCCGATGGGTGTCGGCTCGGTCTTCAGCTTCGGCGTGAAGGGCGGACGCGACGCCGGCTCCAAGTTCATCGAAGCCTTGCAGCTGGCCAGCCACCTGGCGAACATCGGCGATGCCCGCACCTTGGTGCTGCACCCCGCTTCCACCACCCACCAGCAGCTGAGCGCCGGCCAGCTGGTTGCCGCCGGCGTTCCTGAAGACCTGATCCGCTTGTCGGTAGGCCTGGAAGATGTCGAGGACATTATCTGGGACCTCGACCAGGCATTGACCGCTTCGCAGGAAGCTGCGGCTGCTTCCGCCGAAGAATTTGCGGCACCCACCTATGACGGTGCCGCGTGCGCCATTCCTGCAGCATCGAAGGGAGCCAACTAA
- a CDS encoding histidine phosphatase family protein, whose product METALVLIRHGLTDWNLAGRLQGRTDIPLNDTGREQARGVGRELEGQGFSLILASPLGRARETAALIAEELSAGTGQPVPELIERGFGPLEGRIMAEVSDEESASLQSQLEPIDDILRRAVPALIDLSVEHAGKKVAVVSHGATMRAIRDALAGTKLPRGVENGEIIQINIQRLNELAEELDLVSC is encoded by the coding sequence ATGGAAACTGCGCTGGTGTTGATCAGACATGGACTGACCGATTGGAATCTGGCCGGCCGCCTCCAAGGGCGTACCGACATTCCACTGAATGACACCGGACGCGAGCAAGCCCGCGGTGTCGGCCGCGAATTGGAAGGCCAGGGGTTCTCCTTGATCCTCGCTTCGCCTCTGGGCCGTGCCCGGGAAACCGCTGCATTGATTGCCGAGGAATTAAGCGCAGGAACCGGCCAGCCGGTCCCGGAACTGATCGAGCGCGGTTTCGGGCCATTGGAAGGCCGGATCATGGCCGAGGTCTCCGACGAGGAATCAGCGTCGTTGCAGTCCCAGCTGGAACCCATCGACGATATCCTGCGCCGGGCGGTTCCCGCTTTGATTGACCTGTCGGTGGAACATGCCGGGAAGAAGGTGGCCGTGGTGAGCCATGGCGCAACCATGCGCGCCATCCGTGATGCACTGGCTGGAACCAAGCTGCCACGAGGCGTGGAGAACGGCGAGATCATCCAGATCAATATCCAGCGCCTCAACGAATTGGCTGAAGAACTCGATTTGGTCAGCTGCTAG
- a CDS encoding RNA polymerase sigma factor, with the protein MQVPFERIVQDYGLNVLRICRALLDEHRAQDAWSETFLSALKAYPQLAEDANVLAWLVRIARNKAIDELRKNKPEILDDHLQWEHADDQVNLGKEADNLQLWKEVAKLPQKQRMVVGYRYLGGLSYTQIAQLVSGSEASARRAGSDGIKNLRRILGDDSLWQE; encoded by the coding sequence ATGCAAGTACCGTTTGAGCGGATAGTCCAGGATTATGGGCTGAACGTATTGCGGATTTGCCGTGCTCTGCTAGATGAACACCGTGCACAAGATGCCTGGTCTGAAACGTTTCTTTCCGCGCTTAAGGCCTATCCGCAGCTTGCTGAGGACGCAAACGTATTAGCCTGGCTTGTGCGCATCGCCCGGAACAAGGCCATCGATGAGCTGCGCAAGAACAAGCCGGAAATTCTAGATGACCATCTGCAGTGGGAACATGCTGATGACCAGGTGAACCTCGGTAAAGAAGCGGACAACCTGCAGCTGTGGAAGGAAGTGGCAAAACTTCCGCAGAAGCAACGAATGGTCGTTGGCTACAGGTATCTCGGCGGTCTGAGCTACACGCAGATAGCCCAGCTAGTTTCTGGCAGCGAGGCCTCCGCACGACGTGCAGGCAGCGACGGGATCAAAAACCTTCGCCGAATACTCGGCGATGACTCACTGTGGCAGGAGTAG
- a CDS encoding methylated-DNA--[protein]-cysteine S-methyltransferase, whose protein sequence is MTQAKPNSSATVEEAELLAQLGKELRVKAKAADLMDVSYRVIDSPIGSLLLASTPAGLVRVAFESEDHDKILEALSQKLSPRIFEDPSRLDTVVRQLDEYFAGTRHNFDVPLDLKLSTAFRRQVQLELGEIGYGQTWSYSQMAEHIGNPKAVRAVGSACATNPIPIVLPCHRVLRTDGSLGGYLGGLETKSQLLKLENPEFGGAMSTLF, encoded by the coding sequence ATGACGCAGGCAAAACCCAACTCATCGGCGACCGTAGAGGAAGCTGAGCTTTTGGCACAGCTTGGAAAAGAACTTCGGGTGAAAGCGAAGGCGGCGGACCTGATGGATGTTTCTTACCGGGTGATTGATAGCCCCATCGGCTCGCTCCTGCTGGCCAGTACTCCAGCTGGTCTGGTGCGGGTGGCTTTCGAGAGCGAAGATCACGACAAGATTCTTGAGGCACTGAGCCAGAAACTCAGCCCGCGAATCTTCGAAGACCCTTCGCGACTTGATACTGTCGTCCGGCAACTCGATGAGTACTTTGCCGGAACCCGGCACAACTTCGATGTGCCTTTGGATCTGAAGCTCTCCACTGCTTTCCGCCGCCAGGTGCAATTAGAACTGGGCGAAATTGGCTACGGGCAAACGTGGAGCTATTCGCAGATGGCAGAGCATATCGGCAACCCCAAGGCGGTGCGGGCCGTGGGTTCAGCTTGCGCGACCAATCCGATTCCCATTGTCCTGCCATGCCACCGGGTGCTGCGCACCGATGGGTCACTCGGTGGATACCTGGGCGGGCTGGAAACGAAAAGTCAATTGCTGAAGCTGGAGAATCCAGAGTTCGGTGGCGCAATGAGCACCCTGTTCTAA
- a CDS encoding shikimate dehydrogenase family protein: MSYEDNATRLFIIGSHASHTMSSDLWNPVFEELGNCWTYQPWDVPAQGEMQDVRNGLLAADVIGANVTMPHKQWAAAIADERSEQVSLSGAANLLIRQDDQLSAYNTDLIAVETGLATKSHDHVLLLGAGGAARAALVALKGRIGTIIITDRHRDVAEELLTLAKGMGIPGRTVDFSQVAEAATQATLIINATPIGKDPKDPAPWGKARLRPGTFVYDFVYCEHVTGTILSAIDQGLEYSDGWEHLLLQAEAMIPLLGLGEQTAAQLRLSLKRIRDSY, translated from the coding sequence CGGTATTCGAAGAACTTGGCAACTGCTGGACCTACCAGCCTTGGGACGTGCCCGCGCAAGGCGAAATGCAAGATGTCCGCAATGGATTGCTCGCCGCGGATGTCATTGGCGCCAACGTGACCATGCCCCACAAGCAGTGGGCCGCGGCCATCGCGGACGAACGCTCAGAACAGGTCAGCCTCAGCGGCGCAGCAAACCTGTTGATTCGGCAGGACGATCAGCTGTCTGCCTACAACACGGATCTAATCGCCGTTGAAACCGGACTCGCCACCAAATCCCACGACCACGTTTTGCTGCTCGGCGCAGGTGGCGCCGCTCGCGCAGCGCTGGTTGCGCTCAAGGGACGCATCGGCACCATCATCATCACGGACCGACACCGGGATGTCGCCGAAGAGCTGCTGACCCTGGCAAAAGGCATGGGAATCCCGGGCAGGACCGTAGATTTTTCACAGGTTGCCGAAGCCGCCACTCAAGCCACGCTGATCATCAACGCCACACCCATCGGCAAGGATCCAAAAGACCCGGCACCTTGGGGCAAAGCCCGGCTCAGGCCTGGAACTTTTGTCTATGACTTCGTGTACTGCGAGCACGTCACGGGAACAATCCTGTCGGCCATTGATCAGGGTCTGGAATATTCCGACGGCTGGGAGCACTTGCTGCTTCAAGCCGAAGCGATGATTCCACTGCTGGGCTTGGGGGAACAGACCGCAGCCCAGCTGCGGCTATCCCTGAAGCGCATCCGCGATAGCTACTGA